In the Nicotiana tabacum cultivar K326 chromosome 16, ASM71507v2, whole genome shotgun sequence genome, one interval contains:
- the LOC107768967 gene encoding mitochondrial import inner membrane translocase subunit TIM17-2 — protein MGTPETSREPCPDRILDDVGGAFGMGAVGGAAFHFIKGTYNSPKGERLVGGTQAVRMNAPRIGGSFAVWGGLFSTFDCTMVYLRQKEDPWNSIIAGAATGGFLQMRQGLGAASRSAMFGGVLLALIEGAGIMLNKVMSAPQNFPPMDEPLPNAPGVPGYPTGQLPGQQMGQLPGQAPVSIDGMMAESSAPSSSSSSSWFGGLFGGGKKRRQRQTVVARHRF, from the coding sequence ATGGGAACACCAGAGACCTCTCGTGAACCTTGCCCTGACCGTATACTTGATGATGTTGGCGGAGCATTTGGTATGGGTGCTGTTGGAGGTGCGGCCTTCCACTTCATAAAAGGCACATACAACTCACCAAAAGGTGAGCGCTTGGTTGGTGGTACACAGGCAGTGCGCATGAATGCACCTCGTATTGGTGGTAGTTTTGCTGTGTGGGGTGGACTGTTCTCCACGTTTGATTGTACAATGGTTTATCTCCGTCAGAAAGAAGATCCGTGGAACTCAATCATTgctggtgcagcaactggtggcTTTCTCCAGATGCGGCAGGGATTAGGTGCTGCTTCTAGATCAGCAATGTTTGGTGGAGTTTTACTTGCGTTGATAGAGGGAGCTGGAATTATGTTGAATAAAGTCATGAGTGCTCCCCAGAATTTCCCGCCCATGGATGAGCCACTACCAAATGCCCCTGGTGTGCCTGGGTATCCAACCGGGCAGCTGCCTGGTCAACAAATGGGGCAGCTTCCTGGTCAAGCTCCAGTAAGTATTGATGGCATGATGGCTGAATCTTCAGCACCGTCCTCTTCTTCCTCAAGTTCCTGGTTTGGAGGGCTTTTTGGCGGTGGAAAAAAGAGGAGACAGCGACAAACAGTGGTAGCAAGACACAGGTTTTAG